In a genomic window of Leptospira broomii serovar Hurstbridge str. 5399:
- a CDS encoding bile acid:sodium symporter family protein, whose protein sequence is MQGGFLLETVLPFSLFIIMFGMGLSLTGKDFARVALYPKAVMVGLLAQLILLPILGFCVAVIFHLEPLLAVGLMVLSCCPSGPTSNMYSYLFHGDVALSVTLTALISIIKPFTLPFLAYYSMVYFMGEGKAINLPILKTILQLFTITVLPVVLGMSVKRWAPKFALGFEKPIKYFSMIILFLIIAGIVRQNWENMLGFFALSGAAALTMNCLCIIVGFLLGILLRLSRPQAITIAFELGIQNGTTALLVTGTILMVPTMTIVPITYSLLMFLTALIFGLIMVKRNRDARAADLSETVS, encoded by the coding sequence ATGCAAGGCGGATTTCTGTTAGAGACGGTATTGCCGTTCTCTTTGTTCATAATTATGTTTGGAATGGGCTTATCTTTAACCGGTAAGGATTTTGCAAGGGTGGCATTATACCCGAAAGCCGTTATGGTAGGTCTACTGGCTCAATTGATACTCTTGCCGATTTTAGGCTTTTGCGTGGCAGTAATTTTTCATTTGGAACCTTTATTGGCCGTCGGCTTAATGGTTTTATCCTGCTGTCCGTCTGGTCCAACCTCGAATATGTATTCTTACTTGTTCCATGGAGACGTTGCGCTTTCGGTTACCTTAACGGCGCTTATCAGTATTATTAAACCTTTTACACTTCCTTTTCTAGCTTACTATTCGATGGTTTATTTTATGGGAGAAGGAAAAGCGATCAATCTACCTATCTTAAAAACTATCCTACAATTGTTTACTATCACCGTATTGCCGGTCGTGTTAGGAATGTCGGTCAAACGCTGGGCTCCGAAATTTGCGCTCGGTTTCGAAAAACCGATTAAGTATTTTTCTATGATTATTTTGTTCCTAATTATAGCGGGCATAGTTAGACAAAACTGGGAGAATATGCTCGGATTCTTTGCGCTTAGCGGCGCCGCAGCATTAACGATGAATTGTTTATGCATCATCGTCGGATTTCTTCTCGGTATTCTTCTGCGTTTGAGCCGACCTCAAGCGATTACCATCGCGTTCGAATTAGGCATACAAAACGGGACGACCGCGCTCTTAGTAACGGGAACTATCCTTATGGTTCCTACCATGACTATTGTTCCGATTACTTACAGTTTATTAATGTTTTTAACTGCTCTCATTTTCGGGCTAATTATGGTTAAACGAAATAGAGACGCCAGAGCTGCCGATCTTTCGGAAACCGTAAGTTAG
- a CDS encoding SpoIIE family protein phosphatase: protein MDLKLTFFSFGSLIVCVFTGVLSTFLLGIPGRSKSSTYLGTSFAFLSIHAFAFVTAYSLNSPTAAYHRWLILFVIPAFVCLTQFFLHYPVLTNRKFSSALLWTQTVIWIGFSAYYINATLSLKPVFDFTEQIWTFGLINENKLLGILILSYCSIMIFIGIRRSWLNKQIGKGYVTSLFLLFFILLILPAVVANAMSRAGIISRATFLTIYTFFIIPGSFIILVLYINTTEDKTRFLNRITGICLGTFLLIQYWLGLASVARQEETFDLAKLRESESSVFLKNFPVGILYAIEISGTNKVARSLDASLPVPTIKGNEFKRQALEDVDSFFPKHVDRFFLSDESKNPWSVSYRFNIKDSANLYEVGFPYESYREYIHEIVILHVYILAVTIVTILIGFRFFFKGTIWNPLKNLLSAIERINKGDLSTKIPVRIQDEIGFLSISFNGMVATIREAQTALSVYANTLEDQVKERTFQLTQLLEQQQGDYFLTSLLLKPFGIEKIENGRIAFESFIRQKKQFTFKGHDYEIGGDLSMAETLTIGGKSCSVFINADAMGKSIQGAGGAIVLGSIFGSILNRTKLFEDKVNEITPQRWLKSTFLELSKIFEIFDGTMLVTAVIGIIEEDSGKAYIVNAEHPIPILYRNGKASLLHTKHFFNRMGVPQDSSEAFIIQSFQLRSGDCLIIGSDGKDDLIAGRSDDGNNIINGSPETFLSCIEEAKGDLNEVYEKIKNHLFDDISILKIEYTSNPEINLHIGGFQKNRIKL, encoded by the coding sequence ATGGATCTAAAACTTACATTCTTTTCTTTCGGTTCGTTGATCGTATGCGTTTTTACCGGAGTGCTGAGTACTTTTTTATTAGGTATTCCGGGAAGATCCAAGTCCAGCACGTATCTGGGTACCTCCTTCGCGTTTCTTTCAATTCACGCATTTGCATTCGTAACCGCTTATAGCTTAAATTCACCTACCGCCGCTTACCATCGCTGGCTTATTCTTTTCGTCATTCCCGCATTCGTATGCCTAACACAATTTTTCCTACACTATCCAGTATTAACGAACCGTAAATTCTCCTCTGCACTACTATGGACGCAGACCGTCATATGGATCGGCTTCTCAGCATACTATATTAATGCTACATTATCCTTAAAGCCCGTATTCGATTTCACTGAACAAATTTGGACATTCGGCTTAATTAACGAAAATAAACTTTTAGGAATTCTGATACTTAGCTACTGCTCCATCATGATATTCATCGGGATACGAAGATCCTGGTTAAACAAACAAATAGGAAAAGGATATGTGACCTCCTTATTCTTATTATTTTTTATTCTTCTAATTCTTCCGGCCGTAGTCGCAAACGCTATGAGTCGAGCAGGAATCATCTCCAGGGCGACATTCCTGACGATCTATACATTCTTCATCATTCCCGGAAGCTTTATAATTTTAGTTTTATATATTAATACTACCGAAGACAAAACGAGATTCTTGAATCGAATTACCGGGATATGCTTGGGAACATTTCTGCTCATACAATATTGGTTAGGCCTAGCTTCCGTTGCCAGACAGGAAGAAACATTTGATTTAGCTAAATTGAGAGAATCTGAAAGTTCGGTTTTTCTGAAAAACTTTCCTGTCGGAATTTTGTATGCGATTGAAATTTCCGGAACAAACAAGGTTGCACGTTCGCTGGACGCTTCTCTTCCCGTGCCGACGATCAAAGGGAATGAATTCAAAAGGCAGGCTTTAGAAGATGTAGATTCGTTCTTTCCTAAACATGTAGATCGTTTCTTTCTTTCCGACGAATCCAAGAATCCCTGGTCGGTATCCTATCGTTTCAATATTAAGGATTCTGCAAACCTTTATGAAGTCGGCTTTCCTTACGAATCATACAGAGAATACATACATGAAATTGTCATCTTGCATGTATATATATTAGCTGTTACCATCGTCACGATACTTATTGGATTCAGATTTTTTTTCAAAGGAACTATCTGGAATCCTCTTAAAAACCTTTTGTCCGCGATTGAAAGGATTAACAAAGGCGATCTCTCCACCAAAATACCTGTTCGTATTCAAGACGAAATCGGCTTCCTATCCATTTCGTTTAATGGGATGGTGGCAACGATTCGGGAGGCACAGACGGCTTTATCCGTTTATGCGAATACGTTAGAAGACCAGGTAAAGGAAAGAACGTTTCAACTTACTCAGCTTTTGGAGCAACAGCAAGGGGATTATTTTTTAACCTCCCTGCTTCTCAAACCTTTCGGAATCGAAAAAATTGAGAACGGGAGAATAGCATTCGAATCGTTCATACGTCAAAAGAAACAATTTACGTTTAAAGGTCATGACTACGAAATCGGCGGGGATCTTTCGATGGCAGAAACTCTCACCATTGGCGGTAAGAGTTGTAGCGTATTTATCAATGCGGACGCGATGGGCAAATCCATTCAGGGAGCCGGAGGAGCTATAGTTTTAGGTTCCATCTTCGGTTCCATCCTAAATCGGACAAAACTTTTCGAAGATAAGGTAAACGAAATCACACCGCAGAGATGGCTAAAATCCACCTTCTTAGAACTTTCCAAAATATTCGAAATATTCGATGGAACGATGCTTGTTACAGCGGTAATAGGAATCATCGAAGAAGATTCAGGGAAAGCCTATATAGTCAATGCCGAACACCCTATTCCGATTCTCTATCGAAATGGCAAGGCTTCGCTATTACATACGAAGCACTTTTTTAACAGGATGGGCGTACCTCAGGATTCTTCCGAAGCCTTCATAATCCAATCATTCCAGCTACGATCCGGAGACTGCCTTATTATCGGCTCGGACGGAAAAGACGATCTTATAGCGGGACGTTCCGATGATGGGAACAATATTATTAACGGAAGTCCGGAGACGTTTTTAAGCTGCATCGAGGAAGCGAAAGGCGATCTCAATGAAGTTTACGAGAAAATTAAGAACCACCTCTTCGATGATATTTCCATTCTAAAAATAGAATATACTTCGAATCCTGAAATTAACCTTCACATCGGAGGATTCCAGAAAAACCGGATTAAACTGTGA
- a CDS encoding extracellular medium-chain-length polyhydroxyalkanoate depolymerase has product MLKRITLLLPLLVGSFFFAGTNELDAARCQTTGFLLKTTACSYSSTLIEALPGTFRNVKYQVPEGTPPAGGWPVVVVYQGSFFPVEFTRTEGTPFGGYYELQVIERMLNNGFAVIAPDAAADLFWETNLPGFSIAYELSGDYRYLTNLFAAIRKGTFGPINPNKKFATGVSSGGYNTSRMAVSFPGEFKALAIQSGSYATCGGPLCIVPTLPANHPPTYFLHGWLDIVVPWWTMDLYYEKLRSQGIPTGLYTDYFAGHGWFSASPDKIYAWFNQYR; this is encoded by the coding sequence ATGTTGAAGAGAATAACTCTGTTATTGCCTCTACTAGTAGGCAGTTTCTTTTTTGCAGGAACGAACGAACTGGATGCGGCTCGATGCCAAACGACTGGTTTTTTATTAAAAACAACCGCTTGTTCTTATTCCAGTACGCTAATCGAGGCGTTACCAGGCACCTTTCGTAACGTTAAATACCAAGTACCTGAAGGAACTCCGCCTGCCGGGGGTTGGCCGGTGGTGGTGGTGTACCAAGGTTCTTTCTTTCCGGTAGAATTTACTAGAACCGAGGGAACACCGTTCGGAGGATATTATGAATTACAAGTGATTGAACGTATGCTCAATAACGGATTTGCAGTCATTGCTCCCGATGCTGCTGCGGATTTGTTTTGGGAAACCAATCTTCCTGGATTTTCGATTGCTTACGAACTGTCGGGTGATTACCGATACTTAACTAATTTATTTGCGGCAATTCGAAAAGGAACTTTCGGGCCGATTAATCCCAATAAAAAATTTGCTACGGGAGTCTCTAGCGGAGGATATAATACTAGCAGAATGGCAGTCTCTTTTCCGGGAGAATTTAAGGCCTTAGCGATACAGTCGGGATCTTATGCGACCTGCGGCGGCCCCTTATGCATAGTACCAACCTTACCTGCAAATCATCCACCAACGTATTTTCTTCATGGCTGGCTTGATATCGTAGTTCCTTGGTGGACTATGGACCTATATTACGAAAAACTCCGATCTCAAGGAATCCCTACCGGCCTGTATACGGACTATTTCGCCGGACACGGTTGGTTCTCCGCTTCCCCCGATAAAATCTACGCTTGGTTTAACCAGTATCGTTAA
- a CDS encoding DUF3089 domain-containing protein gives MKNTLYLQLLLCGLLLTDCTSLFLYWIKPSGSFQENKVPAAPDYSKQESWAALPSIKDDSDEVPNSPEFKNLQDQAKADVFFVHPTTFIKGEGWNAEIGSNLIVYGISPLKLQASVFNESARIYAPRYRQAVLYSFVDETGSGEQAFSIARRDVLSAFEYYLKHYNKGRPFFIAGHSQGSMMLISVLKEYLDKRKVSNFVAAYLPGWSIHSSDFSNLKICKGPKDIGCYVSWNSKKWGSQLSDFALPAERYVGGICVNPVNWILNSSETSKEFHKGGVGIGFSHVDRNYVRTKCQDEMLQVDLPSNPEYESRRGNKKNYHIADYGLFYLDVRTNIRERLEAYFSKKTKD, from the coding sequence ATGAAAAATACTTTATATTTACAATTGCTGCTGTGCGGCTTGCTTTTAACAGATTGTACTTCCTTATTTTTATATTGGATCAAGCCGTCAGGTTCATTCCAAGAAAATAAAGTTCCTGCAGCTCCGGATTATTCTAAGCAGGAATCTTGGGCGGCCCTTCCTTCGATCAAAGACGATTCGGACGAGGTCCCGAATTCCCCCGAGTTTAAAAACTTACAGGATCAAGCGAAGGCAGATGTTTTTTTTGTTCATCCTACTACTTTCATCAAAGGGGAGGGTTGGAATGCGGAGATCGGTAGTAACTTAATCGTCTATGGGATTTCGCCGTTGAAATTGCAAGCTTCCGTATTTAACGAATCGGCGCGAATTTATGCGCCCCGATACAGGCAGGCGGTACTTTATTCTTTTGTAGATGAGACGGGAAGCGGTGAGCAGGCCTTCTCAATCGCAAGAAGGGACGTGTTAAGCGCATTCGAATATTATTTAAAACACTATAACAAAGGAAGGCCGTTCTTTATTGCGGGTCATAGCCAAGGTTCTATGATGTTGATCTCGGTCCTAAAGGAGTATTTGGATAAAAGAAAGGTCTCCAATTTCGTTGCGGCATATCTACCAGGTTGGTCGATTCATTCTTCGGATTTCTCGAATTTGAAAATATGCAAGGGCCCCAAAGACATCGGATGTTACGTAAGCTGGAACTCGAAAAAATGGGGCTCGCAACTTAGCGATTTTGCTCTTCCTGCTGAGCGATATGTGGGCGGGATTTGCGTTAATCCGGTGAATTGGATTTTGAATAGCTCCGAAACCTCGAAAGAGTTTCATAAAGGAGGGGTTGGAATCGGATTCTCTCATGTGGATCGAAATTACGTTAGGACCAAATGCCAGGACGAAATGCTGCAAGTCGATCTGCCTTCGAATCCGGAGTACGAGTCTCGTAGAGGAAATAAAAAAAATTATCATATCGCCGACTATGGACTTTTTTATCTGGATGTACGAACGAATATCCGCGAAAGGTTAGAGGCATACTTTTCTAAAAAAACGAAAGATTAA
- a CDS encoding sigma-54-dependent Fis family transcriptional regulator, which translates to MYLQFLTLSFLIAVLLSLLGVLYCLEVRNKISGIKELTISFVCLAFLYSACVYASVELDPRGAQHRWISVTASLFAAVFFQGFFFKFPSKIFIKNSNIIFQVELLVSFAVSAWFYWETRQESKTFHFNGHYWDLTATFQGRIVAFYSLLLSFGIVIVAVVQILRNQGQKRIALIGILFAFFLTFIVPTVFLALFRLGQVNAYVFVNVFAISVIAGFFVFHVFFVSYGNLQTSLAVRILTIVLAMALSVSQVMLGGLSHSIENEYDSLQFARIADLKSLPGTKNLIFISNILENPRNTISSDRPYVTVGSRSYFISADGKPIVVYRNETAKVEVGFSYESYRNFIHHYILDWAIRLIASLFILVVGFLIFMKISILNPLLELLQGVDRVEGGELSVQVEVRNRDEIGLLTKAFNSMVNAMREARQELQQYTSNLERTILERDSIYDAVPQERNLVNKTLIYASRSMQAVVDRVERIANKEQPVLITGETGTGKEIIAAFIHELGRGSDQPFVPINCAAVPVNLWESQIFGHSKGAFTDAKSDYAGLVTEAKGGTLFFDEIGEMPLEIQPKILRLLQERKYKNVGGRVELNAECRIIFATHRNLKEMASKGTFREDLYYRINVFEINIPPLRERRSDIPFLANRFLENYSKQMEIEKPSISEEVMDLFLQFSWPGNIRELENCIIRTLVHFKGDTINVSDLPPEIVELKISKSENTSLAPVTNSAYIAGFEPLVSMYSRRLIESALSQCAGNKSEAARLLKISRGKLQYQMRQLGME; encoded by the coding sequence ATGTATCTGCAATTTCTGACTTTATCATTTTTAATAGCGGTGTTGCTTAGTTTGCTTGGCGTGTTATATTGCCTCGAAGTTCGAAATAAAATTTCCGGAATAAAAGAGCTAACGATTTCTTTTGTATGTTTAGCTTTTTTATATTCGGCCTGCGTTTATGCTTCAGTTGAATTAGATCCGAGAGGAGCGCAGCACCGATGGATTTCGGTGACTGCGTCTCTATTCGCAGCCGTTTTTTTTCAGGGTTTTTTTTTCAAATTCCCATCTAAAATTTTCATAAAGAATTCGAATATTATTTTTCAAGTCGAGCTTCTGGTTAGTTTTGCCGTGTCCGCTTGGTTCTATTGGGAAACAAGACAAGAAAGTAAAACGTTTCACTTTAACGGCCATTATTGGGATTTAACGGCCACGTTTCAAGGTCGAATCGTAGCATTCTATTCGTTGCTTCTTTCATTCGGAATCGTTATAGTAGCGGTCGTTCAAATTTTGCGGAACCAAGGTCAGAAAAGAATCGCACTGATCGGGATTCTTTTCGCTTTTTTCCTTACCTTCATTGTGCCTACCGTGTTTCTCGCACTGTTTCGTTTGGGACAAGTAAACGCCTACGTATTTGTGAATGTATTTGCAATTTCCGTAATCGCCGGCTTTTTCGTGTTTCATGTTTTTTTCGTCAGCTACGGAAATCTTCAGACTTCTTTAGCCGTGAGAATTCTTACTATCGTTCTTGCAATGGCGCTTTCCGTTTCGCAGGTGATGCTTGGGGGATTAAGTCATTCGATTGAAAACGAATATGACAGTCTTCAATTTGCTCGCATAGCGGATTTAAAATCTCTTCCCGGCACAAAGAATCTGATTTTCATATCCAATATTTTAGAAAATCCTAGGAATACTATTTCTTCCGACCGGCCCTACGTGACGGTCGGGTCCAGATCATATTTTATATCCGCAGACGGAAAACCGATCGTCGTTTATCGAAACGAAACTGCAAAAGTCGAAGTCGGTTTCAGCTATGAATCGTATCGTAATTTCATACATCATTATATTCTGGATTGGGCTATTCGATTAATAGCGAGTCTTTTTATTTTAGTCGTCGGGTTCTTGATATTTATGAAAATCTCAATCCTTAATCCGCTTTTGGAGCTATTGCAAGGAGTAGATCGAGTGGAAGGCGGAGAATTATCCGTTCAAGTCGAAGTGCGCAATCGGGATGAAATCGGTCTTCTTACTAAGGCCTTCAACTCAATGGTTAACGCGATGAGAGAAGCTCGCCAAGAATTGCAGCAGTACACTTCCAACCTCGAACGGACGATTTTAGAAAGAGATTCGATTTATGATGCGGTTCCGCAAGAAAGAAATCTAGTCAATAAGACGCTTATTTATGCTAGCAGAAGCATGCAGGCAGTCGTGGATCGAGTGGAGCGAATTGCCAACAAAGAGCAACCTGTTTTGATAACCGGAGAGACGGGAACCGGAAAAGAGATAATCGCTGCGTTTATTCACGAACTGGGTAGAGGAAGCGACCAGCCGTTTGTTCCTATCAATTGTGCCGCAGTGCCTGTGAATCTTTGGGAGAGTCAGATTTTTGGACATTCCAAAGGAGCTTTTACGGACGCGAAATCGGACTATGCGGGCCTTGTCACGGAAGCTAAAGGAGGAACATTATTTTTTGATGAAATAGGAGAAATGCCTCTTGAAATTCAGCCGAAAATATTAAGACTTTTGCAGGAACGAAAGTATAAGAACGTCGGAGGTAGAGTGGAATTAAACGCGGAATGTCGGATTATTTTTGCAACGCATCGAAATCTAAAGGAAATGGCCTCAAAGGGAACTTTTCGAGAAGATCTGTATTATCGTATTAACGTTTTTGAAATCAACATACCTCCTTTAAGGGAGAGGCGGTCCGATATTCCGTTTTTAGCGAATCGATTTTTAGAAAACTATTCTAAACAGATGGAAATTGAAAAGCCTTCAATTAGCGAAGAAGTGATGGATTTATTTTTGCAATTTTCTTGGCCGGGGAATATTCGAGAATTGGAAAATTGTATTATTCGCACACTTGTGCATTTTAAAGGGGATACGATCAACGTGTCGGATCTCCCTCCCGAAATAGTGGAATTGAAAATTTCAAAATCGGAAAATACATCCTTAGCTCCGGTTACCAATAGCGCATATATAGCCGGCTTTGAACCGTTAGTTTCCATGTATTCCAGAAGATTAATCGAATCGGCATTAAGTCAATGTGCAGGAAACAAATCGGAAGCTGCACGTCTTTTGAAAATTTCGAGAGGAAAATTACAATATCAAATGAGACAACTCGGAATGGAGTAG
- a CDS encoding SpoIIE family protein phosphatase has product MDLFQCNFYFFGSALASSFGLFVSQFFLSLKERTRPALHLGLFSFSFFLFHLGYAIGFSSSAEWTVYHRLIVIPSSMVIFIEILTFFFYFPEPKGVKIGNAIRIALYAIASVFGVYYIYSSLKAPKAYNIGSHYWDFESHAFYKWFSLFILLLTLFFIVAGVWRVFVSKGKERRAVIYFLIGFCIVGVLPGIMNSLSRDGSVSRASYQQTTDLSLVIGLFLIVILYANVTKERTTILSRITAITMATCLLTLQLVGYFVLNGYDESFDQIRNQEIKAIVNDGETPEGLIYLTSYTPKSDKFDFPYKKGNVSLNTRSEFEIRFTDLRISLCNLGNLEGKERWKKSQTILEEAPPEFFVYKTGIKEFLTLKKESKVSDSEMASFLNMLSDRLSVIRSKYLHLPNKTDKSGLLNLLKDKDPSISAGLAALKRSLETESFDAGGNVSEKILLPISPMTEPGKRIYRILKSNHGEGGSDTFTVSYMYKRPDNESLFEVGFQYGMLRSFNHIPSLIFVYSLIAVVLVVSIGFRYFFRFALIIPLNEVVDGLQAINAGDLNYRLQPRVEDEVGFIARSFNRMARSIQAGRKRLDKYAKELEHKVKERTIELENTLSEVRELKRLQDGDFFLTSLLIKPLGSNKSESRDVKVDFFLEQKKKFTFKNREDEIGGDLNVSNNIQLNGHPYVVFLNGDAMGKSMQGAGGALVLGAVLESIVERTKNVESVRSKSPERWLKDTFIELHKVFESFEGSMLVSCMMGLIDETTGSLLFINAEHPRAVLYKDEKASFIGDKFNCRKLGTTGIEGKIRIETFQLSPGDSIIVGSDGRDDILIGNASDGNRIINDDEELFLRMVEEGEGNLNNIYEAILREGELIDDISMIRLSYKGGALIDNSVDGDFSNRVKELLSAAKKAENEENLVEAITILEKIEALDPRVPRVKKKLIKLFLKNGKYDQAARYAEDYLQLRPIDNEILFISSVIARKVGELNKAVELGERLRLRDPEHLNNLISLSRVYMTLKNYGRSKILLSAALKINPKSETALKLSNTLNKITSNS; this is encoded by the coding sequence ATGGATTTGTTTCAGTGCAATTTTTATTTCTTTGGATCCGCTTTAGCGAGCTCCTTCGGACTCTTCGTCTCACAATTCTTCCTTTCTCTTAAAGAAAGAACTCGTCCCGCTCTTCACCTGGGTTTATTCAGCTTTTCTTTCTTTTTATTTCACTTAGGTTATGCTATCGGCTTCAGCTCTTCTGCCGAATGGACGGTTTATCATAGATTAATCGTCATCCCGTCATCAATGGTCATCTTTATCGAGATCCTAACCTTTTTCTTTTATTTTCCGGAACCAAAGGGAGTGAAGATCGGAAATGCGATTCGGATCGCTCTATACGCGATCGCATCGGTCTTCGGCGTTTATTATATTTATTCTTCCTTAAAAGCTCCAAAGGCGTACAATATCGGAAGTCATTATTGGGATTTCGAAAGTCACGCGTTCTATAAATGGTTTTCACTTTTTATCCTTTTATTGACTTTGTTTTTCATTGTAGCCGGAGTTTGGCGAGTTTTCGTATCCAAGGGGAAAGAAAGAAGAGCGGTTATTTATTTTCTTATAGGATTCTGCATCGTTGGAGTTCTTCCGGGAATCATGAACTCCCTTAGCAGGGACGGTTCGGTATCAAGAGCCTCTTACCAGCAGACTACCGATTTGTCGTTAGTAATCGGCTTATTTTTAATCGTCATTCTTTACGCGAACGTGACGAAAGAGAGAACTACGATTTTGAGCAGGATCACTGCCATAACAATGGCAACCTGTCTTTTAACGCTGCAACTCGTAGGATATTTCGTCTTAAACGGCTATGACGAATCTTTCGATCAAATTCGAAACCAAGAAATCAAAGCCATTGTCAACGATGGAGAAACTCCCGAAGGATTGATCTACTTGACTTCTTATACCCCGAAGTCGGATAAATTCGATTTTCCTTATAAAAAAGGGAATGTTTCCTTAAATACCCGCTCGGAGTTCGAGATTCGTTTTACCGATCTCCGCATTTCACTTTGTAATCTTGGAAATTTAGAAGGAAAAGAGCGATGGAAAAAATCGCAAACCATCCTGGAGGAGGCGCCTCCGGAATTCTTCGTTTACAAAACCGGAATTAAGGAATTCTTAACTTTGAAAAAAGAATCGAAAGTTTCCGATTCGGAAATGGCTTCATTCTTAAATATGCTCTCGGATCGATTAAGTGTTATCCGAAGTAAATATCTTCACCTTCCGAACAAAACCGACAAATCCGGCCTCCTTAATCTATTGAAAGATAAAGACCCCTCAATTTCGGCAGGGTTAGCCGCTCTGAAACGAAGTTTGGAGACCGAATCTTTTGATGCCGGCGGGAACGTTTCCGAGAAAATTTTGCTACCGATTTCCCCGATGACGGAACCGGGGAAGAGGATTTATCGGATTCTGAAATCGAATCATGGAGAAGGCGGAAGCGATACGTTCACGGTTTCTTATATGTATAAACGACCCGATAATGAATCTCTCTTCGAGGTCGGCTTTCAATACGGCATGTTGAGAAGCTTCAATCATATCCCGTCTCTGATATTCGTGTATTCGCTCATAGCGGTTGTTCTTGTCGTCTCGATCGGTTTCAGATATTTCTTCCGATTTGCCTTAATCATTCCATTAAACGAAGTAGTCGACGGATTACAAGCTATCAACGCCGGGGATTTAAATTATAGATTGCAGCCCAGAGTTGAGGACGAAGTGGGTTTTATAGCGAGGTCATTCAACCGGATGGCGCGATCCATTCAAGCGGGACGAAAACGTTTAGATAAATATGCAAAGGAGTTAGAGCATAAAGTAAAAGAGCGCACGATCGAACTGGAAAATACTCTTAGCGAAGTGCGGGAACTAAAACGTTTACAAGACGGGGATTTTTTTCTTACTTCTCTATTAATCAAACCCCTTGGATCTAATAAATCCGAAAGCAGAGACGTTAAAGTCGATTTCTTCCTAGAACAAAAAAAGAAATTCACGTTTAAAAACCGAGAGGATGAAATAGGCGGGGACCTCAACGTTTCGAATAATATCCAACTAAATGGACATCCGTACGTCGTGTTCCTGAACGGAGACGCAATGGGAAAATCGATGCAAGGGGCCGGTGGAGCGTTAGTCTTAGGCGCGGTTTTGGAATCCATAGTCGAGCGGACCAAAAATGTGGAGTCTGTTCGTTCAAAATCGCCGGAACGATGGCTGAAGGATACTTTTATAGAACTTCATAAAGTATTCGAAAGTTTCGAAGGTTCGATGCTCGTCTCTTGCATGATGGGTTTAATCGACGAAACCACCGGATCGCTACTTTTTATAAATGCGGAGCATCCTAGGGCAGTCCTTTACAAAGATGAAAAGGCTAGCTTTATCGGAGACAAATTCAACTGTCGCAAATTAGGTACCACCGGAATCGAGGGAAAGATTCGGATCGAAACGTTCCAATTGTCTCCTGGTGATAGTATTATCGTAGGCTCCGACGGCCGGGACGACATTCTAATCGGTAATGCATCCGACGGCAATCGGATCATCAACGACGATGAGGAACTTTTCCTGCGAATGGTGGAAGAAGGAGAAGGAAATCTAAATAACATTTATGAGGCGATATTGCGCGAAGGAGAATTGATCGATGATATTTCTATGATTCGTTTATCATACAAAGGCGGAGCCTTAATAGACAATTCCGTTGATGGAGATTTTTCTAATCGAGTAAAAGAATTATTATCCGCTGCCAAAAAGGCCGAAAACGAGGAAAACTTAGTGGAGGCGATAACCATCCTCGAGAAAATCGAAGCTCTTGATCCGAGAGTGCCGAGAGTAAAGAAAAAATTAATCAAGCTTTTTCTCAAGAATGGAAAGTATGATCAAGCGGCCCGCTACGCCGAAGACTATCTTCAATTGCGACCTATCGATAACGAAATTCTTTTCATCTCTTCGGTAATTGCAAGAAAGGTGGGAGAACTCAACAAGGCCGTCGAATTAGGAGAAAGACTGAGATTAAGGGATCCGGAACATTTAAATAATCTAATAAGCCTCTCAAGAGTTTATATGACTTTGAAGAATTATGGAAGAAGTAAAATCCTACTTTCCGCAGCTCTAAAAATTAATCCGAAGTCGGAGACGGCTTTAAAATTATCGAATACATTAAACAAAATTACGTCCAACTCTTAG